A genomic stretch from Chloroflexota bacterium includes:
- the fabF gene encoding beta-ketoacyl-ACP synthase II, giving the protein MQPSPAPRVVITGMGLISPVGLNVPTAWGNVAAGRSGIRPITLFDVSGDDDSPRSGAEWGWRVKIAGEAWGFDPLNYMSAKEARRADRGAQFALAAATEAAAQARLTITPANADDVGVMIGSGSGGLWTYTAQQEIFNTKGPQRMNPLLIPMEVVDSPGVQVGIRFGAHGPNFGLASACSTGADAIGMALETIRRGDAKVMITGGAEAAVHPLGIAGFDNLGALSRRNSAPAEASRPFDADRDGFVLSEGSGVLVIESLEYALARGAEPLAEIMAYAGTSDGVHFTAPDESAAQAARAVRRALEKASLQPDEVDYINAHATSTPVGDPLEVRAYQKVFGERSLPISSTKSTTGHMLGAAGAVAAIWCVQALREGLIPPTINYRTPDPRCVLDCVPNVARTASLRVAVSSAFGFGGHNTILVFRKFD; this is encoded by the coding sequence ATGCAACCCTCCCCGGCCCCGCGCGTCGTCATCACTGGCATGGGCCTCATCTCGCCGGTCGGCCTGAATGTGCCAACGGCCTGGGGCAACGTGGCCGCCGGTCGTTCCGGCATCCGGCCCATCACTTTGTTTGATGTCAGCGGGGATGACGACAGCCCCCGGAGCGGAGCGGAGTGGGGATGGCGGGTGAAGATTGCGGGTGAGGCCTGGGGTTTCGATCCGCTAAACTACATGTCGGCCAAAGAAGCCCGGCGCGCCGACCGGGGCGCTCAGTTCGCCCTCGCCGCCGCAACAGAGGCAGCGGCCCAGGCGCGGCTTACCATCACTCCGGCCAACGCCGACGATGTCGGGGTGATGATCGGCTCCGGCTCCGGCGGACTCTGGACGTACACCGCCCAGCAGGAAATTTTCAACACCAAAGGCCCGCAACGCATGAACCCGCTTCTGATTCCGATGGAAGTGGTGGACTCGCCGGGCGTGCAGGTCGGGATCAGGTTTGGCGCGCACGGCCCAAATTTTGGTCTGGCCTCGGCCTGTTCCACCGGCGCGGATGCAATTGGCATGGCTCTGGAGACGATCCGGCGCGGCGACGCCAAAGTGATGATCACCGGCGGCGCGGAAGCCGCCGTTCATCCTTTAGGCATTGCCGGCTTCGACAACCTGGGCGCGCTCTCGCGGCGCAATTCAGCGCCCGCCGAGGCCAGCCGCCCTTTCGACGCTGACCGCGACGGTTTTGTGTTGAGCGAAGGCTCAGGGGTTTTGGTGATCGAGTCGCTGGAATATGCGTTGGCGCGCGGGGCCGAGCCGCTGGCCGAGATTATGGCTTACGCTGGCACGTCCGACGGCGTTCACTTCACCGCCCCCGACGAGTCGGCGGCCCAGGCGGCGCGGGCCGTTCGCCGCGCGCTGGAAAAGGCAAGCCTTCAACCTGACGAGGTGGACTACATTAATGCTCACGCCACCAGCACTCCGGTCGGCGACCCGCTTGAGGTTCGGGCCTATCAAAAAGTTTTCGGCGAACGTTCCCTGCCCATCAGCTCAACAAAATCAACGACGGGGCACATGCTGGGGGCGGCGGGCGCGGTGGCGGCCATTTGGTGCGTTCAGGCGTTGCGTGAAGGGCTGATCCCTCCCACTATTAACTACCGCACACCTGATCCGCGCTGCGTGCTGGACTGCGTGCCGAACGTGGCCCGAACCGCCTCGCTTCGAGTGGCGGTGTCGTCGGCGTTTGGCTTTGGCGGCCATAACACCATTCTGGTTTTTCGGAAGTTCGACTGA